From the genome of Candidatus Hydrogenedentota bacterium:
CCGCTTGTGCCGAATGTGACAATAGCATGGCAGGATCTGCAAGGGCATGCAACGAACGTGAACTTGTCAACGGCAATTACGGATCAGTGAGGATGAATTCAATGAAGCGACGCATGTATGGATTCACGCTTTTGGAAACCACTATGTCCATTGCCCTTCTTTCCATCTTGGGGGTTCTGACCATTACGGTGATAAATTCGATGAATGCGGGAGTGGCAATCTCGACAACGAAGGCACGTGCACAGGGGGGTGTGCGGGACGTTTTGGTTGCCTTGAACGCCGAACTTGAACAAGCCTCAAAACAAACGAATTCCAGCCTGAATCCCCCGCTTCAGCCCCTTACCCTACTGAGCGCTTCTTCTGTACGATTTCAAGTGCCAGCAGACAACCTTGGCACCTCATATTCACAACCGATTACATATACTTTTGTCAACGAGGATGCGAATGGGAACGGCTTGCTGGATGCAAATGAAGACACCAACGGCGACGGCGCGCTTACCCGTTGTATCATGCGAGCCCAAGCCGGCGTTCCACAGCGGGTAGTGGGTGGAATCAACGATTTAGCCAATGTGCAATTTTCACTGAATGCCGCCAACGATGTCCTCACAATAACGGTTACCTCGGCCTGTGTTGCAAATACTCGCCGCCGTGATCTTGTCTGGGCCACTGCCAGCAGCAGTGTTTATCTTCAGAACTAGAGCAGGCAATTTGGGAAAGGAGGGCAGCCTCATGCACTTTCCAATACAACGACTCAATAATAATCGGGAAGGGATGGCGCTCCTAGTGGCGTTGATGGCGGTTATCATGGTTTCCGGTGCTGTGGCAATAGTAATGGTTATGGTCCACACTTCGGCCCAATTTACCAATCGCGCCAACAACGACGTTATTTTGGATGAGGCGTGCAAGGCAGCCGTAGACATGGCCATCGAACGCGTCTGGAACCAGTACATCGTGGGTAATGGCAATACCACAGGCAATCTGGCGTCCTATCGCCTGTTTATCAATAACATCGTCGGAAATAACGAGGTTCTCAACGGTGTTCAACGGGACTACAATGGCGACGGAACCATTTCACTCAATCCACCGGCTGTTATTTATTCCCAAGACAACACGCGCCTATTGCCGAACGGCGCGGTGATCACCGGCCTGGAAATTGCGCGGTGCGACGAGACATCGAGTGTGATACTGACACTGGTGGCCACAGCCCAGGTCATCACCGGCCCCGAGCCACAAACCAAGAGCATTACGCAGACAGTAAAGATTTCCGGAGCACCCTTTGCGGGATTCCAGTTTGCCGTGCTGGCCAACAATATCAACTGTATTTTATGCCATGCGCAATTTTTGAACATGGACATGTATAAACTGGCCAGCAATGGCGACATCGTCATGAAGACCAATGCGGAACGCGCATACGGCACTTCTGATCGCATCAAAGTGGCCGCACTTGAATCATTGTTGATCCGTACCAACGAAGCTGATTCGCTTAACGCAGGCAGCTGGTACACGCGTGGCAACGTATACGACAAGAATGGCAATTTGTTGAGTGCTAGCGGGATTACGGCCGCTTTCACTAGCGGAAAGTTCGGCGCCTATGCGTTCAGCAGCACAAACGGTAAAATCACTCAGAATTCGAGTACGGGTGCGATGACTAGCGTTGCGCTGACGAATGCCGCTGTTTCCAATGGATCGCCCGAGCAATTCGCCAACCTGTATCTGAATTATCCCAAGGAAACTGCCAAGATGACAGACGGTCCTTTGCCAGAGACATTTCCTCCGCCGTTTCCGGATGAGAACAATAATCGAGTTGTGGATACCGCCGAATTCGTAAAGACAATGAATACGGCCAATGGATCCATAACGGGTGGTATCGCCGTTGGCGTGCCACCTGACGGTGCCTATGACGGCGCGACATTGCCCACCAGCGCCGATTCCACCACGATGACCCAATTAGCCAATGGTAAATACGATGGAAACCTGATCCTCGTGGGCACCGAAAGCAATCCAATCGTCATTGACAAAAATGTAGCCGTAAATGGGGACGTCGTAATCAAGGGAGTCGTCAAGGGATATGGCGCCCTTCAGGTTAGGGGCAATGTATACGTTGTCGGTGATGTAACCTATGCGGATGCTCCCGGCAAATTCGGCGAAGCGGCCGATGGGACGGAAAACGCGTTTGCGCTTGAGGCGGGCGGAAATATATTGATGGGCGACTATACGACGAGACGCGCGAAGAACAACTACGTAGCAACAAAAAGCGGAACCGGCTATATTGATTCGGTAGATACAGGTGTATGGCAGGGAAAATTTACGCGCGTGGACCAGGCCGTCGCGACGGCCACCATGAGCAACGGTAAAACCACGAACGTCGGTTACATGGATCCCAGCGTGGTGGATCCCGGCGTTGTTCCGGCGGGAGCCGGCACTGTCACGAGCACATACACCTACAAGGACTCCAACAATAAGACGCACACCGTGAAGGTTCAGCCGGAAAGCCAATGCAGCTTTACCACGTCGGAACTCATGCTGTTCAATCGCATGGAGTACCAGAAATGGGCACCGCCGGGAAGTGCCGACCATAACCCCAACTATTATATTCCAAATTATACCCCCCGGTATTACAAGCTCCGTGACGATGCCGGAATCTATATGTACCGCGTGACGAGTAGTACCGCCCCTGATCTCATTGAGCACGTGGTAAATTATGCCAGTCCGGGCGTTACTGCGTTGTCCACGAACCCTTCGGATACTTATTTTATGGGAACTAATGCCACTGTGATGAGCCTTGCCCCTAAGAACGGGTGGATTAGTGAAAGCACCCTGCGTAAAATCTGGTATGACGACGAAGCCTACCGCCGCGCCAATCCTTCAGTCGCCAACGAGTCTGTCAATTATTCACCGTTCCGGTTCGATGGATTGCTGTATACAAACAATAGTATCTTCGGGGTAATACGAAGCAACGGACGGCACAAGTCGCAGATGTACGGAAAGTTGTGGATTCGTGGTGGTATCGTTTGCGCTGACCTTGGATTGTTGTCAACGGACAACGCACATACCTCTACGAGTTCCCCCTACTATGGCGGCATTGAAGTGTATTACGACAAGCGTGTAACCGCTTTCTTGAACATCGTGGATCCGACCCAGGTGGTTTTCGCCCGTTCGGTGTATCAACGATAGACGAGAAAAGCAAAAGGAGAGCGAATCATGAAAAAACACTTGATTTTGGCAGCCATGTTGTGTGTCACGCCATGGGTATTTGCCGACACGGTCCATTTCTCGGATGGCTCGTATCTGGATGGCGTGGTGTCTTATCCCGACAGTGAGACAATCATGATCGATATTGTTACGCGAAAGCTGTCCTTCAGCACCAGTCTTGTTTCACGTGTCGAAAGCAACTCGAAGACTGGCGACGAGTCACAGGTAACCGAAGCGCTGGCCAAACAACAGAAAATTGCATTGGAAGTCCGTACGGGCATGACGGAAGAAGAACGAGACCGTGTTCGCGCGGCGATGAGTCCGTTGTGGTCGGATGACGAGGCGAAGCGGAACGACGCACGCCGAAAACTTGCCGATCTGAACAAGGAATTGCCTGTCTTCCAGTATATAGATGCCAGTCTTCCGTATACGAAAGGCACTGTTGCGCCGGAACTTTTACGGGTGCTGGTGGAACTTGATGCTGATAACGCCAAGGATGTTCTCTCTCGCTTCACCATTAATCCAGATCCGGCCATCAGGGCGACGGTGCTTGAATTGCTGGCCACATACAAAGACGCGGATGATGTTGAGACCATCGCGGATGGCACAATCGATCTGGAACAATCGGTGCGCTTCCGAGCCGCACGCGCCTTGGGTGTATGTGGCCATAAAACGGCAACACCGGTCCTTCTGAAAGGCATGGAAAGTTCGGATCCGCAATTGCGAAACGCTTCCAAGTCCGCATTGCAGGATATCTGGGCTTCCGATAGCGCGGCAGCTAATCTTGACACAGTCGAGCAGTGGAAAGAATTCTGGAATGTCAAAAGCGCCAGTGTCGAAAATGCCATTGATCCAGCCAAGTTGACGTTGTTGGTTACCCAAGAAGATATTGACAAGGCAACAGCGTCACACGACGAATAAAAGAAAAAGAAAAAATAGTGATGAAGAAAAACACGCCTGGGAACCCCTTTTCGTCAAGGGGTTCCCAGGTGTTCGGCGAGCTTGAGCGCCGACGAAAAGGCGATATCGCCGCTGCAGCCTTCGCCGCGGGTCGTGTCGCCGATGAAAAAAAGCCCGCGCACATCGCGCGAGACGATATCCGGCCGGTTGGGATAGGATTGGGCGGGTGTCAGCATATTGCCATTGACCACAGGGATGAGCAGGCGGCGTTCCTCGCGGACTTTGCCCGGAAGACCAAGGAAGACCTCCCCCATGATGCGCTTGATGGTTGCTTCCGCCCGATCCGCCTCGCGGGCGGTTGCTTCGGCATCCGGCGGCAGCAGCAACCCCCATGTGGAGACGCATTGCCCATCCGGGGCCATGCCGGGGGCGTTGTTGCTGCGCAGTTTGACCCATAGCGGCAAATCCACACCGAGCATGCTGCCGGGAGGGGGCGCCGAGGATTCGTCGAACACAAAATCAATGCTGACACCCCGGGACGGCCGGATCTGTCGGACGTAACGCACAAAATCCGGCGCGAAATGCTCATCCGAGACCAGATCGAACAACTGGAACAGCGGAAAGGCCGTGACAACCCGCGCCGCCCGGTAGCGCGCGCGATCGGTGCGCACGCCGGTCGTCGCGCCGTTTTCGATTTCGATGGCATGAACGCGCTCGGCGCGATGCAGCAGGCCGCCCTGCCGGGTAAAAACGCGCTCGAGCGTGCCGAGGGTTTGCGTCATGCCGCCCAGCGGTTCCCCCTGTTTGACTGGGGCTGCGGCCGCGCGCTTCAGAAAGTGGATGACCTCTCCCGCCGAAACGCGGTCCGGATAGGGCAGCATGACCGTCAATCCGAGAAAAGACAGAAACCGACCGACTTCCGGATTGCGAAACCGCTCACGATACCAGTCCATCAGCGTTGCGCCGTACCACAGGTCCGGATTTTCGCCCAACAGCCGCCTGTACACCCGTAGAAACGCAAGACGGGCGGGAAGGGACATCAGGCGCGATCGCAAAAAGCCGAGGGGGCCTTCCGGACGCGGATAGAGCCGGCCGTCGCGATAGAGGTATGCGCGGGCGTTCGCCGGTTCGGCCCAACGGATGGTCTCGCCCAGTTCGCGGAAGACCCGGGCGGCCATTCCATCCGGGCCCAAGCGGTGCGAATGCTGCCCGTACTCAAAGACAATACCGTCGCGCTCGATATACGAGGCGCGTCCGCCCACGCGGCTCGATCGCTCCAGCAGCAACACCCGCCAGCCGCGTTTCGCCAGCAGCGCCCCGGCCGACAGGCCGGCCAGCCCCGCGCCGATGATTGCGACATCGTATTCGCCGTTTGCATCCATGTTCATCGGAAACCGTTATGCGCCAAAACGCGACGGCGTCGCAACTTGTCGAAATGTTGACGGTTTGGGGCGGGACATAGAATAATGCCGCCTTTACGGATGGAACGGGAGAGACCAACATGCGAAACCGGTACACGAGTTGGCTGCTTGGGCTTATGGCGCTGGCGGCGTGGTCCGCGGCGGGCGAAACGGCGTCGCTGCTTATCCTGCACACGAACGACGTCCACGATCATGTCCGGACGGGCTACGAAGGGGTGGGCGGCCTTCCGTATGTGGCCGGATATGTCGCCAAGGCCAGGGCCGAACGTCCGGACGTGTTGCTGCTCGATGCGGGCGACGTGACCGAAAAAGGCGACATGGCCGCGTTTGCATCGAAAAGCCTTCTTACCTACGAGGCCATGGACCGCATCCGCTACGATGCCGTTACCATCGGCAATCACGAAGCCAAACACGGCATCGAGTATATACGTGAATGCCAGGCGCGCATGCCGCACGTGCCGCTGCTCTGCATCAACTGGACCGACAAGGACGGCGCCCTGCTTTTTCCGGCCTCCAAGATATTCGATGTGCAAGGCGTCAAGGTGGCCGTCATCGGCATGACCCTGCCCAAGACCTACCCGCTGATGAACACAGACCAGACGGCCGAGGCGCTTGAGCGGGAGGCCGGGCGTCTCAAGCTGGAATCGCACATCCAGGTCGCGTTGTGTCATCTCGGCTCGAAAGCGGCGGAGGAATTGAGTGAACGCGCGCCGGAAGTGGATGTGTTCGTTTCGGCGCACACGCACGAGTTGCTGAAAAAACCCGTGGTCGCGAAAAAGACGGGCGCCCTCATCGTGCAGGCCGGCATGTATGCGCGGCACGTCGGGCGTCTTGAACTGGCCGTGGACCTCGATGCGAAGAAAATCGTCTCTTTCGAGGGCGAAGTCGTCGAGATGAACGGCGCGGCCGTTCCGTGCGACAACGCGATGCGGGACTGGATTGCCGCGCGCGAACAAGAACTCTGTCCCGAGGCGGCGCGCGTCGTCGGGCATGCGTCGAAACCGGTCACGGCGGACGGCATGGCCAAGCTCGCCGCCGTGGCGATACGGAAACGCGCCGGCACGGACATCGCCTTCTGCAATACCGGCCAGATCATGCGCAGTCCGTTGCCCAAGGGCGATATTGACGTGAACGCGATCTTCGCGACGGGCGGCCAGCGCGGACACGAACTGATCAAGACCCGCCTTACCGGCGCGCAGATTCAGGCCTATATGCTGGGTTTGTTGCGGGAAGGAAAGGGCATTTCGCAATGGGCCGGTTTCAAGGCGACAATCGTTCCCGGCGGCGCCCGATCCGAATGGGGCTTCCGCACGGGCCTCAAGCCGGGCAAGTCCTATAGCATCGCGATGCCCAAACTCGAATGGGAAACCCGGTTTCTGAAAGTCATGGACAAGAACGCCGTCCTTCCGCCCGTCGAACCGTGCGATTTCTCGTTCACCGACGCCGTGACGGCCTATGTGGAGGGCCTCACGAAGGACGGCAAGACGATTGACGCCGAAGTCGAAATGCTGGGCACGGCCCATGCCGCCGGAAGCAACGGCAGTATGGGCGAATAAAATCCAACGCCGAGCCTCAGTACGCTTCGGCGTTCATGATTTCGTACCGGTATCCCTGCTCGGTGAGAAATAACTGGCGCTTGACGCTGTAATCCTGGTCGCAGGTATCTTTCGACACGAGCGAATAGAACCGCGCAACGCTTCCGTTGGCCTTCGGGCGGAGGATGCGTCCCAGGCGCTGGGCCTCTTCCTGGCGCGACCCGAATGTGCCGGACACCTGGATGGCGACGTTGGCGTCGGGAAGGTCTATGGCGAAATTCGCCACCTTCGACACGATCAGCAATTTGATTTCGCCGTTGCGAAACGCGCCATAGAGGCGTTCCCGTTCCTTCGTTGATGTGCGTCCGGTAATCAGCGGCGCCTTGAAGCGTTTCGTGAGCAGCTTGAGCTGGTCGAGGTATTGGCCGATTACGAGGACATTGTCGTCGCGATGGCGCTCGATGAGTTCCTCGCACAAAGCCTCCTTGACGGGGTTCGTCGAGGCGATGCGGAACTTGTCGCGCTTATTCGCGATGGCGTAGCGGAAGCGTTCCTCCTCGGGCAGCCGCACACGCAACTCGGTGCAAACGGCCTGTGCAATCCAGCCCTGTTTTTCGAGGACCTTCCAGGGAACATCGTACTTCTTCGGGCCGATAAGGCTGAAAACGTCGTCCTCGCGCGCGTCCTCGCGCACCAGCGTGGCCGTCAGGCCCAACCGCCGCCGCGCCTGCAGCGTGGCCGTCGCGCGGAACACCGGGGCGGGCAGCAAGTGGACCTCGTCGTAGATGATCAGTCCCCAATTGCCTTCGTCGAACAGGCCGAAATGGACAAAGGGGCTGTCCTTGGCCTTGCGATACGTCAGGATTTGGTAGGTGGCAATCGTGACCGGCTTGATTTCCTTGAGGTCGCCGCTGTATTCGCCGATCTGATCCGCCGTCAGGGTGGTCTTGTCAAGCAGTTCGTTGCGCCATTGCCGGAGCGCGACCGTGTTGGTGGTCAGGATAAGCGTGTGCGTTTGCAAGGCATGAATGACGCCAATGCCGACGATCGTCTTGCCCGCCCCGCACGGCAGCACGACCACCCCGCTTCCGCCGTAGTTGGATCCCCGCATGTGAAACGCCTCCACCGACTCGATCTGGTAGCGGCGCAGGGAAAATGGATAACCGCCCAGCGCCCTTTCCCGCAGGGCCAGTTCGAGGGGGGAGCCGGCCACGTATCCAGCCAAATCCTCGACGGGAAAACCCAGTTTGATCAGCGCGCATTTCACATTGCCGCGATCTTCGGGCTTGACGAAGATCCGCGTGCGATCGGGCGATCCGGTGATGAAGGGTTGCAACGACCGCTGATTCAGCAGTTCCGTGATGAGCAGCGTGTTCTGGGATTCGAGGATCAGACGGCCCTTCTCGTCCTTGAACAACTTGAGCTGGCCGTACCGGGCGATGTTGTCCTCGACGTCCGCAATGACGTTCTGCGGAACCTCGTACTTGCTGAACCGTCGGAGGTTCTCGATGATGGCCGAGGCTTTCATGCCAGACGCTGCCGCGTTCCAGAGCGAAAGCGGGGTCACGCGGTAGGTGTGGATGTGCTCCGGGGATTTCAGCAATTCCGCGAAGACCGACAACGCGTCGCGTGCGTCCTCGAACGCCGGATTGTCCGTTTCCAGAAGAATGGAACGGTCCGACTGCACGATCATGGGTTTATATGCGTCTTGGGTCATAAGCCGGAAGTGTAGCATAAACACGCCCCGGCTTCATTCCTATACGCGCTATATACCTATGTCAATGAGTGATTCCGACGGCCTCTTGGCCGTTCGTCCTTTGCGTTCTTTTCCCTTTGAAGCTTCCGTACTTGAGAGTACGGATTTCTTGAGATAAAAGGATAAGAATTTTCATGAAGATTGGCATTTCCAGGCAATTTCATGTCGGATCAGGCAACGAGATCTTCTGTTGAAATTGAAAATGTCCACTTTGTAGCGCCGATTTCCAAATCGGCATGTCGTGTTTCAGCAAGCCGATTTGGAAATCGGCGTTACATTCCGAGACCTCCACGACTCCGTGAACACGGTACTCTCAAGTTCCGTAAAACGCCGGCTGGCCGCTTCGGGTGCGTTTGCCCGGCTTTCGACGCGATTCCAACATTTTTGAGAAAAATGTGGTATTATCAATTGGAACGAGGAAATTATCGTGGCGGGGCATGGCGACAAAACGGAGGGAGCGAAACACGTTTCGTACGGGAAAGGGTATGCGCGGTCATGAAGAAACAAGCGGGAATTGTCGTGTGGGCCGTTCTGGCGGGAATGGCTCTGTGCGGAGTTTCGGGGGCGGAGATATCCTACCGATTCGAGCGGATGTGGCCGACCCTGCGGCAGCCGTGGTATTTCAACAGTCCGTATGCGGTTGCCTGCGATCCATTGGGCGCCGTCTATGTCGCTGATGCCCGAAACCATCGGGTACAGAAATTTTCGTCCCGCGGCGAATTTATCACGGCATGGGGTACGGAAGGGACGGGCGCCGGCCAGTTCGATGAACCCGCCGGCCTCGCGGTGGATTCGAACGGCCATGTGCTCGTGGCGGACCGGGGCAACAGCCGCGTGCTCCGGTTTACGGCGTCGGGTGTTTTTATCGCCGAATGGGGCGGCGGTGTGCTGGCCCATCCCGAAGGCATTGCGGTGGACGCCTTTGGGACAATCTATGTGGCGGACACGTTGAACCACCGGATTGCGGTCTTTGATTCCAACGGCACGCTGGTGGACTCGTGGGGCGCGCGGGGGTCGGGCAACCGGCAGTTCGACAGGCCCGACGGCATCGCACTCGATGCTTCCGGCAGGATATACGTGGCGGAATACGGCAATCACCGGGTCCAGGTGCTTGCCAAGGACGGCTCTTTTGTGGCGGTTTGGGGCACGGAAGGGAGCGACAACGGCCAGTTCCTCACTCCGACGGACGTGGCCGTGGACGCCCAAGGTTATGTCTATGTGACGGATGAAGGACAGTGCCGCGTGCAGAAATTCGACACGTCGGGCGCCTTTGTGACGGCGTGGGGCCGGCAGGGTTACGGGCGCGGCGAATTTGATATTCCGGACGGCATCGCCGTGGCGCCGAACGGCCAGATCTTCATGACGGATCGGGGCCGGCATGATTATGTTCATGTGTTTTCACCCGACGGCGCGCACATGGCGACGTGGGGCAGCCAACTTACGGGACCGAACGAGTACAACGGGCCGGTGGCGCTTGCGAAGGACACGACGGGCAACATCTACGTTGCGGATATCGGCAACGCGCGCATTCAGCGGCTGGACGCCGACGGACGCTTCAACGCCATCTGGGGACCGGCGCCGGACGAACCGGGCGCGACGGCCAAACCGTTCGACATCGCCATTGCCTCGCAGGGCTATGTGTATGTGGCCGACCGGCAGGATCAGCGCATCCGGCGCTACGGCATGGACGGGACATTCCAGATTGAGTTCGGCGGTTCGGGGGGCGGGGAAGGCCAATTCCTGGCAAGCCTGTATATTTGCGTGGATCCCGCCGGCAACGTCTACGCCTCGGATGAACTCAACCATCGCATCCAGAAATTTACCGCGAACGGCAACTATCTCGGGCGTTTCGGTCTGGAAGGTTCCGGTCCCGGCCAGTTCAGGTATCCCCGTGGCCTTACTTTTGCGGGCGGACATCTCTATGTCGCGGACAGCGGCAACCATCGAATCCAAAAACTCACCTCCAACGGCGTATTCGTGGCCCAGTGGGGAAGTGAAGGAAACGGCCCCGGCCAGTTATCGAATCCGAGGACGGTCGAAGTGGGACCAGGAGGCGAGGTGTTCGTGGCCGACGAGGGCAACAACCGGATTCAGCGGTTCACGACGGACGGAACCTTCGTGGCGGAATGGGGCGGATTCGGCCATAGCCCGGGTCTGCTGTCCGGTCCATGGGATGTGCTTGCCTTGGATAACGATCGGGTCCTCGTCGCGGATTATCTGAATAACCGCCTGCAGCGTTTCCGCGCGATAACACAGGCCGCGAATGTCAAGGCGGTCATTGTGGCGGGCGGCGGACCCTTTCCCGGCAATCAATTGTGGGACACAACGGAACTTTGCGCGAATTTTGCCTACCGCACGCTGACTTATCAGGGATACGACAAGTCCACCATTTATTATTTGTCCTCCGATCTCGGTCTGGATCTCGACAATAACGGCGTAGCCGACGACGTGAACGCCGCCGTGACGCGGGACAATCTGGCATCGGCAATGACGCAATGGGCTTCGGACTCGGACAGCCTGGTGGTTTACCTGGTGGATCACGGGGGAGTGGGCACGTTCCGCCTGAGCGAAACGGAAACGCTGGCCGCCGCGGATTTTGTCGCGATGCTGGCAAACGCCCAGAATGTCGTAAACGGACCGGTCACGGTCGTGATTGATGCATGCCATTCCGGGTCTTTTGTCGAGTTGCTGGCCAAGAACGGCCCTGCCAATCGTATCCTGGTCACGAGCACCCCGCCGGAACAACCAGCCTATTTCCTCGGACTCGGCAGCGTGTCGTTTTCGAGTTTCTTCTGGAGCGAAATTTTCAATGGACAAAGCGTGGGCGAGGCGTTTCGGATAGCAAGCGAAAGCCTTCAACCGTCGGTGCCGCTGCAAGTGCCGATGCTTGACGCCAACGCCGACGGCCAAGCCAATGGAACCGCCGACTTGTCGGCGGCCAATGCCGTCTGGCTCGGCGGAACGGATCTTTCTTCGGACAAGCCTGCGATCGGGCAAGTCTCTTCCGGCCAGATCATCAGCGGAACCGCCTCGGCCTCTTTCATGGTGTCCGATGTGACGCCCGAAGAAGATACCGCGAAGGTCTGGGCGGTTATCCGGGCGCCTTTCAATCCCACCCAGGCGCAGACGTCCGGCAAGGCCGTGCTCGACATGCCGACGACGATTATGTGGCCGACGGAGACGCCGGGCGTCTATGAAGGCCGCTACGACGGATTTACCACGCCGGGCACCTATCAGATCGCCGTATATGCCCAAGACCGCTCGTTGAACGTGTCCACGCCCAAGATTACGTCGGTATCGGTGGACACTCCCTTGCGGCGGCGCGCGATCATCGTGGGCGGCGCCGAACGCGCCGATGCACCCGCCGACATCATAGACCAGAACACGACGCTGGCCTATGAAACCCTGCGTTTTCAGGGCTATACGGACGACGACATCCGGTTTTTCAGCCCGAGAGCCGTCTCGACCGGCGTGGACGCCGCGCCGTCGCTCGGCGGCCTCGAATCGTCCCTAAAAACATGGGCCGCGCAGGAAACCCAGGATCTCGTCCTTTACATGATAGGCGCGGGCGGCGCCGGACGTTTTGAATTGAACAGCGGCGAAACTTTGCTGGCCGCTTCGCTGAACATCTGGCTCGACACGCTCTAGGCCACGCTGCCGGGGCCTGTCGTCGTTATCTACGATGCCTGCGCGTCGGGCAGTTTCCTTCCCTTCCTCGCCGCCGGAACGCAAATGGCGCGTATCGTCGTCTCAAGCACGCAGGCGGACGCGTCCGCCGCATTTTCCATCCAAAGCGGCCTGTCGTTCTCCCAGTTTTTCTGGAGGCAGATCCTCAACGGCGCCCATGTGCGCAACGCATACCAGCACGCCGCCAACGCGGTGCGCTTTGGCAAGAATGCGCGCAAACCGCAATTGGACGACAACGGCGACGGCGTATACGACACGCGCACGGACGGCGCACTGGCCCGAACGTTCAACATTGGCATGGGGATTTTGCTGGCGGGCGACGAACCCATGATCGGGGCTATTTGCGAGGAGCAGGTTCTCGGCGGCGGCAAGATGGCCAAGAACGGCGGGCAAACTTCCGCCACC
Proteins encoded in this window:
- a CDS encoding HEAT repeat domain-containing protein, which gives rise to MKKHLILAAMLCVTPWVFADTVHFSDGSYLDGVVSYPDSETIMIDIVTRKLSFSTSLVSRVESNSKTGDESQVTEALAKQQKIALEVRTGMTEEERDRVRAAMSPLWSDDEAKRNDARRKLADLNKELPVFQYIDASLPYTKGTVAPELLRVLVELDADNAKDVLSRFTINPDPAIRATVLELLATYKDADDVETIADGTIDLEQSVRFRAARALGVCGHKTATPVLLKGMESSDPQLRNASKSALQDIWASDSAAANLDTVEQWKEFWNVKSASVENAIDPAKLTLLVTQEDIDKATASHDE
- a CDS encoding NAD(P)/FAD-dependent oxidoreductase, which translates into the protein MDANGEYDVAIIGAGLAGLSAGALLAKRGWRVLLLERSSRVGGRASYIERDGIVFEYGQHSHRLGPDGMAARVFRELGETIRWAEPANARAYLYRDGRLYPRPEGPLGFLRSRLMSLPARLAFLRVYRRLLGENPDLWYGATLMDWYRERFRNPEVGRFLSFLGLTVMLPYPDRVSAGEVIHFLKRAAAAPVKQGEPLGGMTQTLGTLERVFTRQGGLLHRAERVHAIEIENGATTGVRTDRARYRAARVVTAFPLFQLFDLVSDEHFAPDFVRYVRQIRPSRGVSIDFVFDESSAPPPGSMLGVDLPLWVKLRSNNAPGMAPDGQCVSTWGLLLPPDAEATAREADRAEATIKRIMGEVFLGLPGKVREERRLLIPVVNGNMLTPAQSYPNRPDIVSRDVRGLFFIGDTTRGEGCSGDIAFSSALKLAEHLGTP
- a CDS encoding helicase-associated domain-containing protein; this translates as MTQDAYKPMIVQSDRSILLETDNPAFEDARDALSVFAELLKSPEHIHTYRVTPLSLWNAAASGMKASAIIENLRRFSKYEVPQNVIADVEDNIARYGQLKLFKDEKGRLILESQNTLLITELLNQRSLQPFITGSPDRTRIFVKPEDRGNVKCALIKLGFPVEDLAGYVAGSPLELALRERALGGYPFSLRRYQIESVEAFHMRGSNYGGSGVVVLPCGAGKTIVGIGVIHALQTHTLILTTNTVALRQWRNELLDKTTLTADQIGEYSGDLKEIKPVTIATYQILTYRKAKDSPFVHFGLFDEGNWGLIIYDEVHLLPAPVFRATATLQARRRLGLTATLVREDAREDDVFSLIGPKKYDVPWKVLEKQGWIAQAVCTELRVRLPEEERFRYAIANKRDKFRIASTNPVKEALCEELIERHRDDNVLVIGQYLDQLKLLTKRFKAPLITGRTSTKERERLYGAFRNGEIKLLIVSKVANFAIDLPDANVAIQVSGTFGSRQEEAQRLGRILRPKANGSVARFYSLVSKDTCDQDYSVKRQLFLTEQGYRYEIMNAEAY
- a CDS encoding metallophosphoesterase, translated to MRNRYTSWLLGLMALAAWSAAGETASLLILHTNDVHDHVRTGYEGVGGLPYVAGYVAKARAERPDVLLLDAGDVTEKGDMAAFASKSLLTYEAMDRIRYDAVTIGNHEAKHGIEYIRECQARMPHVPLLCINWTDKDGALLFPASKIFDVQGVKVAVIGMTLPKTYPLMNTDQTAEALEREAGRLKLESHIQVALCHLGSKAAEELSERAPEVDVFVSAHTHELLKKPVVAKKTGALIVQAGMYARHVGRLELAVDLDAKKIVSFEGEVVEMNGAAVPCDNAMRDWIAAREQELCPEAARVVGHASKPVTADGMAKLAAVAIRKRAGTDIAFCNTGQIMRSPLPKGDIDVNAIFATGGQRGHELIKTRLTGAQIQAYMLGLLREGKGISQWAGFKATIVPGGARSEWGFRTGLKPGKSYSIAMPKLEWETRFLKVMDKNAVLPPVEPCDFSFTDAVTAYVEGLTKDGKTIDAEVEMLGTAHAAGSNGSMGE
- a CDS encoding type II secretion system protein, with protein sequence MKRRMYGFTLLETTMSIALLSILGVLTITVINSMNAGVAISTTKARAQGGVRDVLVALNAELEQASKQTNSSLNPPLQPLTLLSASSVRFQVPADNLGTSYSQPITYTFVNEDANGNGLLDANEDTNGDGALTRCIMRAQAGVPQRVVGGINDLANVQFSLNAANDVLTITVTSACVANTRRRDLVWATASSSVYLQN